The stretch of DNA TATAGGCtccttgtgggtacagtaatAAGTTATGATTGAGCTTCTTATCTGTTATTTTCCTATAACTGTAGTGTCATTTAGCTATGGATTTCTAGTAAAAAACATGCAATAGGTCCATTAAATTCCAAagtcatttttttcctaatcttacagtaatttattttcttccttgCTGGTGTCAGGATCTTGATGGCCGGAACATAAGGGTTAACACTGCTACTGAGAGGACGAGTGGCTTCCGTGGTGGctatggcggcggcggtggcggctatggtggtggtggttatggtggcagcggcggtggctatggtggtggtggttatGGCGGCGGCTatagcggtggtggtggcggcggtggctacCAGGGTGGTGGTTATGGTGGCAACAGTGGAGGAGGGTATGGCAacaggggtggcggcggaggtggttaCGGAGTTGCAGAGGGAGCTGCAGGCAGCGACGCCTTCTCTGGGATGAACCTAGGAGGTGATGGTGGCTTTGGTGGAAACCCTGCTGGTGCTGGAGGATCCACTCCAGGTGGTTTCTCTGGTGCTGCTGGTGGCAGCTTCGAGAGCAGCAAGAATGATGAACTCATGGATGACCTCTTCAAGGATGACGAGCCCGACAACTACGCCAACAAGCAGGGCTAGGTCGACGACCCCTGTGAGCCCAAAGTTTGCGATCTAGTTACGAACCGACGGAAAAATAGTGTTGTGACCTGCATGCATTTGTCATGCAGAGTCAGGTCATATATCGGTTTCCAGAACAATTTGCAGTGACTGGGTTTTTGGGTTCTTTGCTTATTTTCATAGATGTGGTGTAATAACGTAACACATCACTCAAGGTATTACTAGTTATGTTATGTTTGAAGTGACAATGAAGACGTGCTTTACTTAAACTGCCGATGCTGCTGTATTTTGTGATTTGCTTGAGTGCTGCCGATGAAGTGCGTCGTTCACTGGAGCCGTTATTGTTGAAATGTTTTTTTCAACAAACATTTTTTGCGTATGCGTATGTATGTTCGACTTGGATGATTTTAGTCTGTTTTCGATGTGACTTTGCTCCATATCTTGCCATTTTTGAAGTGAAACAAACCGTTCTGTACTTCCTTTTACGTGTTATATCTgcatttaatcttaaatttaggtATATTTTTAGCTGATTGAAAACAAGATGCTCCCGCCTGTGTCTGGGCTCCACTTGATTATTTGCCTAGTTAcattgctaattttttttccctaatgGAGGTAAGATAAGCCAGAGAGCTAGCAAAGGTTTAAGAAATAGATGACGAACAGTAAGGTCCAATAGTTCCTCTAacacactttatttttagccatCGTTTATATGGGAgagaaactccaaatttaaatttttataggaaaactGGAGGAATTAAACTGTTTTCTTTGAAATTCCTGTGAAACGAAGAGGTCCTAAATAGGGACGTAAGGTTATTTCTTAAATAgtatatagtagtatatacttaaaagaaaataggtagttaatatatattaacaaaatatagttGTCTATGATATGGATGGTGTAAATGGGTGATTTCCtacaatacaaatatataaggaagagtaatatttttaaatgatcatTATATGAAAGACCAAATATGAATAAGTTACTGAACATGATCTAAACCATCGAATGTCTGTAGCCAGAAAGGCAaagccaaaataaaaatcattattCCATCTATATAACATCTTGCAGTGGTTGTACTCTCCGTAGTCACAACTTGGCTTATGTCTGTGATTAGTGTCCAACGGGTTTGAATATATACCAAagtcatatttacaaataaaaaataatttatgaataaaaaaggtatatgtgtgtttttagcaatcttaaagctaaggctaaaaaataaaatacgatgaaaaacaaaaaaatctacttcaaatttaaagttgaaaatttaaattttggcttataagtataagtagaagaACAAAGCAGAGCCGATAATTGTTATTACCGTTATTAGTCTGCCCGAACTCAAAATATTCATTGATCCGCCATTACTTAAAACCATCACTAGACATGTTCAAGATGCCTTAAGCGCTTCACGGTCATACTCATACTAACTGAATTACAATTggacataaaattttatagggcaTGTTTATGTCATTGCCAACCCAGCTATCCCCAAAAAACGGGCTAATTGGATCCAcaccactaaaattttttttaaaaaaatgcatggtaacaattttcatttatttggtttgaatccaaaaaattggcctgccaaattttttttgccatccATTTCATTGCAATGCAAATCAAAGCctaatcttgaaaaaaaaatcacaacaaTCCAAACAACAACCGTGCAAGAATTTTGGTATGAACAAATCTTGccattgccaaaaaaattggcATGGGTAAGATTGACATAGAACCAAACATACCTAAGATATTTCCAATTACTACTCGTATGTCTGCTATGTTCACGTTGAGGTGATTCATCTTTTCAGGGCAATTCAAGGCAAATTTGATTCATCTTTTTCATTCAGTTGGGAGGAAAAGACTTATGGCTCTTTTGAAATATTGAACTGaaagaatggaaaaaaacacattatttTGACAGGATTGTAAGTGCAAAATAGAAGACCATAAAATGcaagaaaaatacatgatttATCACTTCAATAGACTGCATGAAAAACACGCGAAAGAGAGAGACTTTTGCAAAAGGTTGGAGCTCTTTCTAACTTTCCTACATAATATCTATATGATTGTTCATTTCATAGGAGTTTCGAACCAAACTATAGAATTtaatcctttgttt from Oryza brachyantha chromosome 12, ObraRS2, whole genome shotgun sequence encodes:
- the LOC102701775 gene encoding glycine-rich RNA-binding protein blt801, giving the protein MALANKIGNLLKKATSSSPSLYQSIRCMSSSKLFVGGLSYGTDEQSLRDTFANYGQVIEARIITDRETGRSRGFGFITYTSSEEASAAITALDGKDLDGRNIRVNTATERTSGFRGGYGGGGGGYGGGGYGGSGGGYGGGGYGGGYSGGGGGGGYQGGGYGGNSGGGYGNRGGGGGGYGVAEGAAGSDAFSGMNLGGDGGFGGNPAGAGGSTPGGFSGAAGGSFESSKNDELMDDLFKDDEPDNYANKQG